One genomic window of Gallus gallus isolate bGalGal1 chromosome 34, bGalGal1.mat.broiler.GRCg7b, whole genome shotgun sequence includes the following:
- the LARP4 gene encoding la-related protein 4 isoform X2, whose translation MLLFVEQVTSKGAGLNPNAKVWQEGPQGGGEAAPPSNGTEHSWHEPAAVAGTQTEGNVEISEDGCKHYEVMYSTSCEAARNDTGIDEAAANGIVLTTEDLGYPIYEVAGEGNSVVSTEDIRECLRKQLEFCFSRENLSKDLYLMSQMDSDQFVPIWTIANMEGIKKLTTDMDLILDVLRSSPMVQVDETGEKVRPNHKRCIIILREIPETTPVEEVKALFKNENCPKVISCEFAHNNNWYVTFQSDTDAQQAFKYLREEVKTFQGKPIMARIKAINTFFAKNGYRVVDSSVYAQPIQTQAQFASPLFMQPVYSPQQYSIYSIVPQTWSPNPAPYFETPLAPFPNGGFVNGFNTPGSYKTSAAALSIGRPFHRNRVKPHFRSSNSSEHAAEGPAAAGTVSLGDGPLSRTNSRNFVMERHNSTLTGHQEQGYSQKDSPTMQMEQNGDYGIGRGRRNIFRGRRRREDDRISRPQPSTETKTQTPKFDLLASNFPPLPGSTAKIPGEPVLESRMSDVVKGISKEKESKDLLLSCPAPAQEEQTPSVVQQPVTSVSPSGQTEAVVLSAVQPESKPEEVSVQKDVKGHTSPPVSVCPVSAAKPPRTNSTSSPTNTSAAPAVAVQEPRKLSYAEVCQKPPKEPPPVPVQPLRELRTNIVPPAKADDGGTAERASEKAPDKAEGRMKDYCGIRGSGAPRGAAGKIREQRRQFGRRSSPQGAPRRVGKEQYVPPRSPK comes from the exons ATGCTGCTGTTCGTGGAG CAGGTAACATCCAAAGGAGCTGGCCTGAACCCCAACGCCAAGGTGTGGCAGGAGGGTCCCCAGGGCGGTGGCGAGGCGGCGCCGCCAAGCAATGGCACGGAGCACTCATGGCACGAACCGGCGGCTGTGGCAGGGACTCAGACTGAGG GTAACGTAGAGATCTCGGAGGATGGCTGCAAGCACTATGAAGTGATGTACTCCACATCGTGTGAAGCTGCAAGAAATGACACAGGAATCGATGAAGCAGCTGCCAATGGAATTGTCCTAACAACAGAAGATCTTGGATACCCAATCTATGAAGTGGCCG GTGAAGGCAACTCTGTTGTGTCCACAGAAGATATTAGAGAATGTTTGAGGAAACAACTTGAGTTCTGCTTCTCACG TGAGAATCTTTCCAAGGATCTCTACTTGATGTCCCAAATGGACAGCGATCAGTTTGTTCCAATATGGACGATTGCTAACATGGAAGGCATTAAGAAGCTGACAACTGATATGGACCTTATTCTGGACGTTTTGAGAT CTTCTCCTATGGTACAAGTGGATGAGACAGGGGAGAAAGTCAGACCAAACCACAAACGATGTATTATCATTCTCCGTGAGATCCCTGAAACAACACCTGTAGAG GAGGTTAaggctttgtttaaaaatgaaaactgccCCAAAGTCATAAGCTGTGAGTTTGCTCACAACAACAACTGGTACGTTACATTCCAGTCTGATACAGATGCCCAACAG GCATTTAAATACTTAAGGGAAGAAGTGAAAACCTTTCAGGGCAAGCCAATAATG GCCAGGATAAAAGCCATCAACACGTTTTTTGCTAAGAATGGTTACCGGGTAGTGGATTCCAGTGTTTATGCGCAGCCCATTCAAACACAAGCACAGTTTGCCTCACCGCTGTTTATGCAGCCTGTATATAGTCCTCAGCAGTACTCTATTTACAGCATTGTGCCTCAGACGTGGTCTCCAAATCCTGCACCTTACTTTGAAACACCTCTG GCCCCCTTTCCTAACGGTGGATTTGTGAATGGCTTTAATACACCAGGATCATATAAAacaagtgctgctgctttgagtaTAGGTCGCCCATTCCATAGGAATCG TGTGAAGCCTCACTTCCGATCGTCAAACAGCTCAGAGCATGCTGCGGAGGGTCCAGCTGCTGCCGGTACTGTGTCACTCGGGGACGGACCACTGAGCAGAACCAACTCAAGGAATTTTGTTATGGAGCGACATAACAGCACGCTAACGGGGCACCAAGAGCAAGGCTATTCCCAGAAGGATTCTCCTACCATGCAGATGGAGCAGAACGGAGATTACGGCATTGGCAGGGGCAG GAGGAACATCTTCAGAGGTCGGAGGAGACGAGAAGATGACCGGATTTCA AGACCTCAGCcttcaacagaaacaaagactcAGACACCAAAGTTTGATTTGCTAGCATCAAATTTCCCACCTTTGCCTGGTAGTACAGCAAAAATACCAGGAGAGCCTGTGCTGGAGAGCAGGATGTCTGATGTAGTCAAGGGAATCAGCAAAGAAAAG gaaagcaaagatTTGCTGCTCAGCTGTCCGGCTCCTGCTCAGGAGGAACAGACGCCCAGTGTTGTCCAGCAGCCTGTGACGAGCGTGAGTCCATCGGGTCAGACTGAAGCTGTAGTGTTAAG CGCCGTTCAGCCAGAGAGCAAACCAGAAGAAGTGTCAGTTCAGAAGGATGTTAAAGGCCACACGTCCCCACCCGTGTCTGTCTGTCCTGTCAGTGCCGCAAAGCCACCGAGGACAAATTCCACCTCATCTCCTACTAACACaagtgcagctcctgcagtggcGGTGCAG GAGCCGCGCAAGCTGAGTTATGCAGAAGTTTGCCAGAAGCCCCCAAAGGAGCCGCCTCCCGTTCCTGTCCAGCCTCTCAGGGAGCTTCGCACCAACATAGTTCCCCCTGCCAAAGCCGACGACGGTGGTACAGCTGAGAGAGCTTCGGAGAAGGCTCCGGACAAAGCCGAAGGTCGGATGAAGGATTACTGCGGGATCCGAGGCAGCGGGGCGCcccggggggctgcggggaaAATCAGGGAACAGAGGCGCCAGTTTGGACGCAGATCATCGCCTCAGGGAGCGCCGCGGCGTGTCGGCAAGGAGCAGTACGTGCCACCTCGGTCACCAAAGTAA
- the LARP4 gene encoding la-related protein 4 isoform X3, whose product MYSTSCEAARNDTGIDEAAANGIVLTTEDLGYPIYEVAGEGNSVVSTEDIRECLRKQLEFCFSRENLSKDLYLMSQMDSDQFVPIWTIANMEGIKKLTTDMDLILDVLRSSPMVQVDETGEKVRPNHKRCIIILREIPETTPVEEVKALFKNENCPKVISCEFAHNNNWYVTFQSDTDAQQAFKYLREEVKTFQGKPIMARIKAINTFFAKNGYRVVDSSVYAQPIQTQAQFASPLFMQPVYSPQQYSIYSIVPQTWSPNPAPYFETPLAPFPNGGFVNGFNTPGSYKTSAAALSIGRPFHRNRVKPHFRSSNSSEHAAEGPAAAGTVSLGDGPLSRTNSRNFVMERHNSTLTGHQEQGYSQKDSPTMQMEQNGDYGIGRGRRNIFRGRRRREDDRISRPQPSTETKTQTPKFDLLASNFPPLPGSTAKIPGEPVLESRMSDVVKGISKEKESKDLLLSCPAPAQEEQTPSVVQQPVTSVSPSGQTEAVVLSSAVQPESKPEEVSVQKDVKGHTSPPVSVCPVSAAKPPRTNSTSSPTNTSAAPAVAVQEPRKLSYAEVCQKPPKEPPPVPVQPLRELRTNIVPPAKADDGGTAERASEKAPDKAEGRMKDYCGIRGSGAPRGAAGKIREQRRQFGRRSSPQGAPRRVGKEQYVPPRSPK is encoded by the exons ATGTACTCCACATCGTGTGAAGCTGCAAGAAATGACACAGGAATCGATGAAGCAGCTGCCAATGGAATTGTCCTAACAACAGAAGATCTTGGATACCCAATCTATGAAGTGGCCG GTGAAGGCAACTCTGTTGTGTCCACAGAAGATATTAGAGAATGTTTGAGGAAACAACTTGAGTTCTGCTTCTCACG TGAGAATCTTTCCAAGGATCTCTACTTGATGTCCCAAATGGACAGCGATCAGTTTGTTCCAATATGGACGATTGCTAACATGGAAGGCATTAAGAAGCTGACAACTGATATGGACCTTATTCTGGACGTTTTGAGAT CTTCTCCTATGGTACAAGTGGATGAGACAGGGGAGAAAGTCAGACCAAACCACAAACGATGTATTATCATTCTCCGTGAGATCCCTGAAACAACACCTGTAGAG GAGGTTAaggctttgtttaaaaatgaaaactgccCCAAAGTCATAAGCTGTGAGTTTGCTCACAACAACAACTGGTACGTTACATTCCAGTCTGATACAGATGCCCAACAG GCATTTAAATACTTAAGGGAAGAAGTGAAAACCTTTCAGGGCAAGCCAATAATG GCCAGGATAAAAGCCATCAACACGTTTTTTGCTAAGAATGGTTACCGGGTAGTGGATTCCAGTGTTTATGCGCAGCCCATTCAAACACAAGCACAGTTTGCCTCACCGCTGTTTATGCAGCCTGTATATAGTCCTCAGCAGTACTCTATTTACAGCATTGTGCCTCAGACGTGGTCTCCAAATCCTGCACCTTACTTTGAAACACCTCTG GCCCCCTTTCCTAACGGTGGATTTGTGAATGGCTTTAATACACCAGGATCATATAAAacaagtgctgctgctttgagtaTAGGTCGCCCATTCCATAGGAATCG TGTGAAGCCTCACTTCCGATCGTCAAACAGCTCAGAGCATGCTGCGGAGGGTCCAGCTGCTGCCGGTACTGTGTCACTCGGGGACGGACCACTGAGCAGAACCAACTCAAGGAATTTTGTTATGGAGCGACATAACAGCACGCTAACGGGGCACCAAGAGCAAGGCTATTCCCAGAAGGATTCTCCTACCATGCAGATGGAGCAGAACGGAGATTACGGCATTGGCAGGGGCAG GAGGAACATCTTCAGAGGTCGGAGGAGACGAGAAGATGACCGGATTTCA AGACCTCAGCcttcaacagaaacaaagactcAGACACCAAAGTTTGATTTGCTAGCATCAAATTTCCCACCTTTGCCTGGTAGTACAGCAAAAATACCAGGAGAGCCTGTGCTGGAGAGCAGGATGTCTGATGTAGTCAAGGGAATCAGCAAAGAAAAG gaaagcaaagatTTGCTGCTCAGCTGTCCGGCTCCTGCTCAGGAGGAACAGACGCCCAGTGTTGTCCAGCAGCCTGTGACGAGCGTGAGTCCATCGGGTCAGACTGAAGCTGTAGTGTTAAG CAGCGCCGTTCAGCCAGAGAGCAAACCAGAAGAAGTGTCAGTTCAGAAGGATGTTAAAGGCCACACGTCCCCACCCGTGTCTGTCTGTCCTGTCAGTGCCGCAAAGCCACCGAGGACAAATTCCACCTCATCTCCTACTAACACaagtgcagctcctgcagtggcGGTGCAG GAGCCGCGCAAGCTGAGTTATGCAGAAGTTTGCCAGAAGCCCCCAAAGGAGCCGCCTCCCGTTCCTGTCCAGCCTCTCAGGGAGCTTCGCACCAACATAGTTCCCCCTGCCAAAGCCGACGACGGTGGTACAGCTGAGAGAGCTTCGGAGAAGGCTCCGGACAAAGCCGAAGGTCGGATGAAGGATTACTGCGGGATCCGAGGCAGCGGGGCGCcccggggggctgcggggaaAATCAGGGAACAGAGGCGCCAGTTTGGACGCAGATCATCGCCTCAGGGAGCGCCGCGGCGTGTCGGCAAGGAGCAGTACGTGCCACCTCGGTCACCAAAGTAA
- the LARP4 gene encoding la-related protein 4 isoform X1, producing the protein MLLFVEQVTSKGAGLNPNAKVWQEGPQGGGEAAPPSNGTEHSWHEPAAVAGTQTEGNVEISEDGCKHYEVMYSTSCEAARNDTGIDEAAANGIVLTTEDLGYPIYEVAGEGNSVVSTEDIRECLRKQLEFCFSRENLSKDLYLMSQMDSDQFVPIWTIANMEGIKKLTTDMDLILDVLRSSPMVQVDETGEKVRPNHKRCIIILREIPETTPVEEVKALFKNENCPKVISCEFAHNNNWYVTFQSDTDAQQAFKYLREEVKTFQGKPIMARIKAINTFFAKNGYRVVDSSVYAQPIQTQAQFASPLFMQPVYSPQQYSIYSIVPQTWSPNPAPYFETPLAPFPNGGFVNGFNTPGSYKTSAAALSIGRPFHRNRVKPHFRSSNSSEHAAEGPAAAGTVSLGDGPLSRTNSRNFVMERHNSTLTGHQEQGYSQKDSPTMQMEQNGDYGIGRGRRNIFRGRRRREDDRISRPQPSTETKTQTPKFDLLASNFPPLPGSTAKIPGEPVLESRMSDVVKGISKEKESKDLLLSCPAPAQEEQTPSVVQQPVTSVSPSGQTEAVVLSSAVQPESKPEEVSVQKDVKGHTSPPVSVCPVSAAKPPRTNSTSSPTNTSAAPAVAVQEPRKLSYAEVCQKPPKEPPPVPVQPLRELRTNIVPPAKADDGGTAERASEKAPDKAEGRMKDYCGIRGSGAPRGAAGKIREQRRQFGRRSSPQGAPRRVGKEQYVPPRSPK; encoded by the exons ATGCTGCTGTTCGTGGAG CAGGTAACATCCAAAGGAGCTGGCCTGAACCCCAACGCCAAGGTGTGGCAGGAGGGTCCCCAGGGCGGTGGCGAGGCGGCGCCGCCAAGCAATGGCACGGAGCACTCATGGCACGAACCGGCGGCTGTGGCAGGGACTCAGACTGAGG GTAACGTAGAGATCTCGGAGGATGGCTGCAAGCACTATGAAGTGATGTACTCCACATCGTGTGAAGCTGCAAGAAATGACACAGGAATCGATGAAGCAGCTGCCAATGGAATTGTCCTAACAACAGAAGATCTTGGATACCCAATCTATGAAGTGGCCG GTGAAGGCAACTCTGTTGTGTCCACAGAAGATATTAGAGAATGTTTGAGGAAACAACTTGAGTTCTGCTTCTCACG TGAGAATCTTTCCAAGGATCTCTACTTGATGTCCCAAATGGACAGCGATCAGTTTGTTCCAATATGGACGATTGCTAACATGGAAGGCATTAAGAAGCTGACAACTGATATGGACCTTATTCTGGACGTTTTGAGAT CTTCTCCTATGGTACAAGTGGATGAGACAGGGGAGAAAGTCAGACCAAACCACAAACGATGTATTATCATTCTCCGTGAGATCCCTGAAACAACACCTGTAGAG GAGGTTAaggctttgtttaaaaatgaaaactgccCCAAAGTCATAAGCTGTGAGTTTGCTCACAACAACAACTGGTACGTTACATTCCAGTCTGATACAGATGCCCAACAG GCATTTAAATACTTAAGGGAAGAAGTGAAAACCTTTCAGGGCAAGCCAATAATG GCCAGGATAAAAGCCATCAACACGTTTTTTGCTAAGAATGGTTACCGGGTAGTGGATTCCAGTGTTTATGCGCAGCCCATTCAAACACAAGCACAGTTTGCCTCACCGCTGTTTATGCAGCCTGTATATAGTCCTCAGCAGTACTCTATTTACAGCATTGTGCCTCAGACGTGGTCTCCAAATCCTGCACCTTACTTTGAAACACCTCTG GCCCCCTTTCCTAACGGTGGATTTGTGAATGGCTTTAATACACCAGGATCATATAAAacaagtgctgctgctttgagtaTAGGTCGCCCATTCCATAGGAATCG TGTGAAGCCTCACTTCCGATCGTCAAACAGCTCAGAGCATGCTGCGGAGGGTCCAGCTGCTGCCGGTACTGTGTCACTCGGGGACGGACCACTGAGCAGAACCAACTCAAGGAATTTTGTTATGGAGCGACATAACAGCACGCTAACGGGGCACCAAGAGCAAGGCTATTCCCAGAAGGATTCTCCTACCATGCAGATGGAGCAGAACGGAGATTACGGCATTGGCAGGGGCAG GAGGAACATCTTCAGAGGTCGGAGGAGACGAGAAGATGACCGGATTTCA AGACCTCAGCcttcaacagaaacaaagactcAGACACCAAAGTTTGATTTGCTAGCATCAAATTTCCCACCTTTGCCTGGTAGTACAGCAAAAATACCAGGAGAGCCTGTGCTGGAGAGCAGGATGTCTGATGTAGTCAAGGGAATCAGCAAAGAAAAG gaaagcaaagatTTGCTGCTCAGCTGTCCGGCTCCTGCTCAGGAGGAACAGACGCCCAGTGTTGTCCAGCAGCCTGTGACGAGCGTGAGTCCATCGGGTCAGACTGAAGCTGTAGTGTTAAG CAGCGCCGTTCAGCCAGAGAGCAAACCAGAAGAAGTGTCAGTTCAGAAGGATGTTAAAGGCCACACGTCCCCACCCGTGTCTGTCTGTCCTGTCAGTGCCGCAAAGCCACCGAGGACAAATTCCACCTCATCTCCTACTAACACaagtgcagctcctgcagtggcGGTGCAG GAGCCGCGCAAGCTGAGTTATGCAGAAGTTTGCCAGAAGCCCCCAAAGGAGCCGCCTCCCGTTCCTGTCCAGCCTCTCAGGGAGCTTCGCACCAACATAGTTCCCCCTGCCAAAGCCGACGACGGTGGTACAGCTGAGAGAGCTTCGGAGAAGGCTCCGGACAAAGCCGAAGGTCGGATGAAGGATTACTGCGGGATCCGAGGCAGCGGGGCGCcccggggggctgcggggaaAATCAGGGAACAGAGGCGCCAGTTTGGACGCAGATCATCGCCTCAGGGAGCGCCGCGGCGTGTCGGCAAGGAGCAGTACGTGCCACCTCGGTCACCAAAGTAA
- the LARP4 gene encoding la-related protein 4 (The RefSeq protein has 1 substitution compared to this genomic sequence) has product MLLFVEVTSKGAGLNPNAKVWQEGPQGGGEAAPPSNGTEHSWHEPAAVAGTQTEGNVEISEDGCKHYEVMYSTSCEAARNDTGIDEAAANGIVLTTEDLGYPIYEVAGEGNSVVSTEDIRECLRKQLEFCFSRENLSKDLYLMSQMDSDQFVPIWTIANMEGIKKLTTDMDLILDVLRSSPMVQVDETGEKVRPNHKRCIIILREIPETTPVEEVKALFKNENCPKVISCEFAHNNNWYVTFQSDTDAQQAFKYLREEVKTFQGKPIMARIKAINTFFAKNGYRVVDSSVYAQPIQTQAQFASPLFMQPVYSPQQYSIYSIVPQTWSPNPAPYFETPLAPFPNGGFVNGFNTPGSYKTSAAALSIGRPFHRNRVKPHFRSSNSSEHAAEGPAAAGTVSLGDGPLSRTNSRNFVMERHNSTLTGHQEQGYSQKDSPTMQMEQNGDYGIGRGRRNIFRGRRRREDDRISRPQPSTETKTQTPKFDLLASNFPPLPGSTAKIPGEPVLESRMSDVVKGISKEKESKDLLLSCPAPAQEEQTPSVVQQPVTSVSPSGQTEAVVLSSAVQPESKPEEVSVQKDVKGHTSPPVSVCPVSDAKPPRTNSTSSPTNTSAAPAVAVQEPRKLSYAEVCQKPPKEPPPVPVQPLRELRTNIVPPAKADDGGTAERASEKAPDKAEGRMKDYCGIRGSGAPRGAAGKIREQRRQFGRRSSPQGAPRRVGKEQYVPPRSPK; this is encoded by the exons ATGCTGCTGTTCGTGGAG GTAACATCCAAAGGAGCTGGCCTGAACCCCAACGCCAAGGTGTGGCAGGAGGGTCCCCAGGGCGGTGGCGAGGCGGCGCCGCCAAGCAATGGCACGGAGCACTCATGGCACGAACCGGCGGCTGTGGCAGGGACTCAGACTGAGG GTAACGTAGAGATCTCGGAGGATGGCTGCAAGCACTATGAAGTGATGTACTCCACATCGTGTGAAGCTGCAAGAAATGACACAGGAATCGATGAAGCAGCTGCCAATGGAATTGTCCTAACAACAGAAGATCTTGGATACCCAATCTATGAAGTGGCCG GTGAAGGCAACTCTGTTGTGTCCACAGAAGATATTAGAGAATGTTTGAGGAAACAACTTGAGTTCTGCTTCTCACG TGAGAATCTTTCCAAGGATCTCTACTTGATGTCCCAAATGGACAGCGATCAGTTTGTTCCAATATGGACGATTGCTAACATGGAAGGCATTAAGAAGCTGACAACTGATATGGACCTTATTCTGGACGTTTTGAGAT CTTCTCCTATGGTACAAGTGGATGAGACAGGGGAGAAAGTCAGACCAAACCACAAACGATGTATTATCATTCTCCGTGAGATCCCTGAAACAACACCTGTAGAG GAGGTTAaggctttgtttaaaaatgaaaactgccCCAAAGTCATAAGCTGTGAGTTTGCTCACAACAACAACTGGTACGTTACATTCCAGTCTGATACAGATGCCCAACAG GCATTTAAATACTTAAGGGAAGAAGTGAAAACCTTTCAGGGCAAGCCAATAATG GCCAGGATAAAAGCCATCAACACGTTTTTTGCTAAGAATGGTTACCGGGTAGTGGATTCCAGTGTTTATGCGCAGCCCATTCAAACACAAGCACAGTTTGCCTCACCGCTGTTTATGCAGCCTGTATATAGTCCTCAGCAGTACTCTATTTACAGCATTGTGCCTCAGACGTGGTCTCCAAATCCTGCACCTTACTTTGAAACACCTCTG GCCCCCTTTCCTAACGGTGGATTTGTGAATGGCTTTAATACACCAGGATCATATAAAacaagtgctgctgctttgagtaTAGGTCGCCCATTCCATAGGAATCG TGTGAAGCCTCACTTCCGATCGTCAAACAGCTCAGAGCATGCTGCGGAGGGTCCAGCTGCTGCCGGTACTGTGTCACTCGGGGACGGACCACTGAGCAGAACCAACTCAAGGAATTTTGTTATGGAGCGACATAACAGCACGCTAACGGGGCACCAAGAGCAAGGCTATTCCCAGAAGGATTCTCCTACCATGCAGATGGAGCAGAACGGAGATTACGGCATTGGCAGGGGCAG GAGGAACATCTTCAGAGGTCGGAGGAGACGAGAAGATGACCGGATTTCA AGACCTCAGCcttcaacagaaacaaagactcAGACACCAAAGTTTGATTTGCTAGCATCAAATTTCCCACCTTTGCCTGGTAGTACAGCAAAAATACCAGGAGAGCCTGTGCTGGAGAGCAGGATGTCTGATGTAGTCAAGGGAATCAGCAAAGAAAAG gaaagcaaagatTTGCTGCTCAGCTGTCCGGCTCCTGCTCAGGAGGAACAGACGCCCAGTGTTGTCCAGCAGCCTGTGACGAGCGTGAGTCCATCGGGTCAGACTGAAGCTGTAGTGTTAAG CAGCGCCGTTCAGCCAGAGAGCAAACCAGAAGAAGTGTCAGTTCAGAAGGATGTTAAAGGCCACACGTCCCCACCCGTGTCTGTCTGTCCTGTCAGTGCCGCAAAGCCACCGAGGACAAATTCCACCTCATCTCCTACTAACACaagtgcagctcctgcagtggcGGTGCAG GAGCCGCGCAAGCTGAGTTATGCAGAAGTTTGCCAGAAGCCCCCAAAGGAGCCGCCTCCCGTTCCTGTCCAGCCTCTCAGGGAGCTTCGCACCAACATAGTTCCCCCTGCCAAAGCCGACGACGGTGGTACAGCTGAGAGAGCTTCGGAGAAGGCTCCGGACAAAGCCGAAGGTCGGATGAAGGATTACTGCGGGATCCGAGGCAGCGGGGCGCcccggggggctgcggggaaAATCAGGGAACAGAGGCGCCAGTTTGGACGCAGATCATCGCCTCAGGGAGCGCCGCGGCGTGTCGGCAAGGAGCAGTACGTGCCACCTCGGTCACCAAAGTAA